A genomic region of Tamandua tetradactyla isolate mTamTet1 chromosome 2, mTamTet1.pri, whole genome shotgun sequence contains the following coding sequences:
- the CPT2 gene encoding carnitine O-palmitoyltransferase 2, mitochondrial isoform X2 — protein MIICHPASDHCGLPIPKLEDTIRRYLNAQKPLLDDDQFRKTEQFCKSFENGTGRELHEQLVAQDKRNKHTSYISGPWFDMYLAARDSVVLNFNPFMAFNPDPKSEYNDQLIRATNLTVSAIRFLKTFRAGLLEPEVFHLNPAKSDTNTFKRLIRLVPSSLSWYGAYFVNAYPLDMSQYFRLFNSSRLPKSSRDELFTNDKARHLLVLRKGHFYVFDVLDQDGNVVSASEIQAHLKYILSDNNPAPEFPVAYLTSENRDVWAELRQKLVSCGNEETLRSVDSAVFCLCLDDFPIKDLIHLSHNMLHGDGTNRWFDKSFNLIIAKDGTAAVHFEHSWGDGIAMLRFFNEVFKDSTQTPAITPQSQPAATDSSVAVQKLSFKLDDALKAGITTAKEKFDAAVKSLTIDFIQFQRGGKEFLKQQKLSPDAVVQLAFQMAFLRQYGKTVATYESCSTAAFKHGRTETVRPASIFTKRCSETFIREPSKHSAGELQQLMVECSKYHSQLTKEAAMGQGFDRHLFALRYLAAVKGIPLPELYLDPAYGQINHNVLSTSTLTSPAVNLGGFAPVVPDGFGIGYAVHDSWIGCNVSAYPGRNAREFLQCVEKSLEDMFNALEGKPIKT, from the exons GTTACCAATTCCCAAACTTGAAGACACCATTAGGAGATACCTCAATGCACAGAAGCCTCTTTTGGATGATGACCAGTTCAG GAAAACAGAGCAATTTTGCAAGAGTTTTGAAAATGGAACCGGAAGGGAACTGCACGAGCAGCTGGTTGCCCAGGACAAGCGGAACAAACACACGAGCTACATTTCAG gtCCCTGGTTTGATATGTATTTAGCTGCTCGAGACTCTGTTGTCCTGAACTTCAATCCGTTTATGGCATTCAACCCTGACCCAAAGTCTGAGTATAATGACCAGCTCATCCGGGCAACAAACCTGACTGTTTCTGCCATCCGGTTTCTGAAGACATTCCGAGCTGGCCTCCTGGAGCCAGAAGTGTTCCACTTGAACCCTGCCAAAAGTGACACCAATACCTTCAAGAGACTCATACGTCTTGTGCCTTCCTCTCTGTCGTGGTATGGTGCCTATTTTGTCAATGCATATCCCCTGGACATGTCCCAGTATTTTCGGCTTTTCAATTCGTCTCGTTTACCCAAATCCAGTCGGGATGAGCTCTTCACCAATGACAAGGCCAGGCACCTCCTGGTCCTAAGAAAAGGACATTTCTACGTCTTTGATGTCCTGGATCAAGATGGGAACGTTGTGAGTGCCTCAGAAATCCAGGCTCATCTGAAGTACATTCTCTCAGATAATAATCCTGCTCCCGAGTTCCCTGTGGCGTATCTGACAAGTGAGAACCGAGATGTCTGGGCAGAGCTCAGGCAGAAGCTAGTGAGTTGTGGCAACGAGGAGACACTTAGGAGTGTGGACTCTGCTGTGTTCTGCCTCTGCTTAGATGACTTCCCCATTAAGGATCTCATCCACTTGTCCCACAACATGCTGCACGGGGATGGCACAAACCGCTGGTTTGATAAATCCTTCAACCTCATTATAGCTAAGGATGGCACTGCTGCTGTCCACTTCGAGCATTCTTGGGGTGATGGCATCGCGATGCTCAGGTTTTTTAATGAAGTGTTTAAAGACAGCACTCAGACCCCTGCCATCACTCCACAGAGCCAGCCAGCCGCCACTGACTCTTCTGTCGCCGTGCAGAAACTCAGCTTCAAGCTGGATGATGCTTTAAAGGCTGGCATCACCACTGCTAAGGAAAAATTTGATGCAGCCGTAAAAAGCCTCACCATTGACTTCATACAGTTTCAGAGAGGTGGTAAAGAATTCTTGAAGCAGCAGAAGCTGAGTCCGGATGCTGTGGTCCAGCTGGCCTTCCAGATGGCCTTCCTGCGGCAGTATGGGAAGACCGTGGCTACCTATGAGTCCTGCAGTACTGCAGCGTTCAAGCATGGCCGCACTGAGACTGTTCGGCCAGCCTCCATCTTCACAAAGAGGTGCTCAGAAACCTTTATCAGGGAGCCCTCCAAGCACAGTGCGGGCGAGCTTCAGCAGCTGATGGTGGAGTGCTCCAAGTACCACAGCCAGCTGACCAAAGAAGCAGCAATGG GCCAAGGCTTTGATCGACATTTGTTTGCGCTGCGGTACCTGGCAGCAGTCAAAGGGATCCCACTGCCCGAGCTCTACCTGGACCCTGCATATGGGCAGATAAACCACAACGTCCTGTCCACAAGCACACTGACCAGCCCAGCAGTGAACCTTGGCGGTTTCGCTCCTGTGGTCCCTGATGGCTTTGGCATTGGGTATGCTGTTCATGACAGTTGGATAGGCTGCAATGTCTCTGCCTACCCAGGCCGGAATGCCCGGGAGTTTCTTCAGTGTGTGGAGAAGTCCTTAGAAGACATGTTTAATGCCTTAGAAGGCAAACCTATCAAAACTTAG
- the CPT2 gene encoding carnitine O-palmitoyltransferase 2, mitochondrial isoform X1: protein MVLRLLLRAWPRGSSVGSGLPCRALSAGSEPGQYLQRSIVPTMHYQDSLPRLPIPKLEDTIRRYLNAQKPLLDDDQFRKTEQFCKSFENGTGRELHEQLVAQDKRNKHTSYISGPWFDMYLAARDSVVLNFNPFMAFNPDPKSEYNDQLIRATNLTVSAIRFLKTFRAGLLEPEVFHLNPAKSDTNTFKRLIRLVPSSLSWYGAYFVNAYPLDMSQYFRLFNSSRLPKSSRDELFTNDKARHLLVLRKGHFYVFDVLDQDGNVVSASEIQAHLKYILSDNNPAPEFPVAYLTSENRDVWAELRQKLVSCGNEETLRSVDSAVFCLCLDDFPIKDLIHLSHNMLHGDGTNRWFDKSFNLIIAKDGTAAVHFEHSWGDGIAMLRFFNEVFKDSTQTPAITPQSQPAATDSSVAVQKLSFKLDDALKAGITTAKEKFDAAVKSLTIDFIQFQRGGKEFLKQQKLSPDAVVQLAFQMAFLRQYGKTVATYESCSTAAFKHGRTETVRPASIFTKRCSETFIREPSKHSAGELQQLMVECSKYHSQLTKEAAMGQGFDRHLFALRYLAAVKGIPLPELYLDPAYGQINHNVLSTSTLTSPAVNLGGFAPVVPDGFGIGYAVHDSWIGCNVSAYPGRNAREFLQCVEKSLEDMFNALEGKPIKT, encoded by the exons ATGGTGCTCCGCCTGCTGCTGCGCGCCTGGCCCCGCGGCTCTTCGGTTGGCTCGGGACTCCCCTGCAGGGCCCTCAGCGCCGGGTCCGAGCCCGGCCAGTATCTGCAGCGCAGCATCGTGCCCACCATGCACTACCAGGACAGCCTGCCCAG GTTACCAATTCCCAAACTTGAAGACACCATTAGGAGATACCTCAATGCACAGAAGCCTCTTTTGGATGATGACCAGTTCAG GAAAACAGAGCAATTTTGCAAGAGTTTTGAAAATGGAACCGGAAGGGAACTGCACGAGCAGCTGGTTGCCCAGGACAAGCGGAACAAACACACGAGCTACATTTCAG gtCCCTGGTTTGATATGTATTTAGCTGCTCGAGACTCTGTTGTCCTGAACTTCAATCCGTTTATGGCATTCAACCCTGACCCAAAGTCTGAGTATAATGACCAGCTCATCCGGGCAACAAACCTGACTGTTTCTGCCATCCGGTTTCTGAAGACATTCCGAGCTGGCCTCCTGGAGCCAGAAGTGTTCCACTTGAACCCTGCCAAAAGTGACACCAATACCTTCAAGAGACTCATACGTCTTGTGCCTTCCTCTCTGTCGTGGTATGGTGCCTATTTTGTCAATGCATATCCCCTGGACATGTCCCAGTATTTTCGGCTTTTCAATTCGTCTCGTTTACCCAAATCCAGTCGGGATGAGCTCTTCACCAATGACAAGGCCAGGCACCTCCTGGTCCTAAGAAAAGGACATTTCTACGTCTTTGATGTCCTGGATCAAGATGGGAACGTTGTGAGTGCCTCAGAAATCCAGGCTCATCTGAAGTACATTCTCTCAGATAATAATCCTGCTCCCGAGTTCCCTGTGGCGTATCTGACAAGTGAGAACCGAGATGTCTGGGCAGAGCTCAGGCAGAAGCTAGTGAGTTGTGGCAACGAGGAGACACTTAGGAGTGTGGACTCTGCTGTGTTCTGCCTCTGCTTAGATGACTTCCCCATTAAGGATCTCATCCACTTGTCCCACAACATGCTGCACGGGGATGGCACAAACCGCTGGTTTGATAAATCCTTCAACCTCATTATAGCTAAGGATGGCACTGCTGCTGTCCACTTCGAGCATTCTTGGGGTGATGGCATCGCGATGCTCAGGTTTTTTAATGAAGTGTTTAAAGACAGCACTCAGACCCCTGCCATCACTCCACAGAGCCAGCCAGCCGCCACTGACTCTTCTGTCGCCGTGCAGAAACTCAGCTTCAAGCTGGATGATGCTTTAAAGGCTGGCATCACCACTGCTAAGGAAAAATTTGATGCAGCCGTAAAAAGCCTCACCATTGACTTCATACAGTTTCAGAGAGGTGGTAAAGAATTCTTGAAGCAGCAGAAGCTGAGTCCGGATGCTGTGGTCCAGCTGGCCTTCCAGATGGCCTTCCTGCGGCAGTATGGGAAGACCGTGGCTACCTATGAGTCCTGCAGTACTGCAGCGTTCAAGCATGGCCGCACTGAGACTGTTCGGCCAGCCTCCATCTTCACAAAGAGGTGCTCAGAAACCTTTATCAGGGAGCCCTCCAAGCACAGTGCGGGCGAGCTTCAGCAGCTGATGGTGGAGTGCTCCAAGTACCACAGCCAGCTGACCAAAGAAGCAGCAATGG GCCAAGGCTTTGATCGACATTTGTTTGCGCTGCGGTACCTGGCAGCAGTCAAAGGGATCCCACTGCCCGAGCTCTACCTGGACCCTGCATATGGGCAGATAAACCACAACGTCCTGTCCACAAGCACACTGACCAGCCCAGCAGTGAACCTTGGCGGTTTCGCTCCTGTGGTCCCTGATGGCTTTGGCATTGGGTATGCTGTTCATGACAGTTGGATAGGCTGCAATGTCTCTGCCTACCCAGGCCGGAATGCCCGGGAGTTTCTTCAGTGTGTGGAGAAGTCCTTAGAAGACATGTTTAATGCCTTAGAAGGCAAACCTATCAAAACTTAG